In Oceanobacillus sp. FSL K6-2867, one DNA window encodes the following:
- a CDS encoding cell division protein FtsA: MGETIFALDIGTRSVTGIILESLDNSFTVIDYYTKEHTERSMRDGQIHNVVAVAQVIQEVKEKLEEKADTIFTKTCVAAAGRSLKTVVASASITLHHQPITDTEVIKHIELTAVQNAQQTLAKQEKNNDYSNYYCVGYSVLNYKLDQTQIGSLIDQSGKEAAVEIIATFLPKVVVESLLAALKRADLDMEALTLEPIAAIHVLIPESMRRLNVALVDIGAGTSDIAITDRGTVVAYGMVPVAGDEITEAISDHYLLDFPEAEKTKRAIVNDGGFTVEDILGFESVITEEALAQDIAKTVDSLAESIAAEIVQLNAKVPRAVMLVGGGSLTPNLTTVLADKLDLPHNRVAIRGINAIPHLHHDNIPTGPDFVTPIGIAIAAKENPVHYVSVTVNKQVIRLFEMKQLTIGDCLVQAGIKLNKLYGKPGLATIVTVNGKFVTLPGSFGEAPQIFLNDNPANVDDFIQDSDEIKFVAGADGLPIQTTLMELVGEAPSMTVFYNKQPYKLETDIYVNGIVRNSNYVIRDGDIITWKQTKTIRTFLHERNLKTNLIAKPFTILMNNQPITVSAGTTKILVNNEEAALDNILKKSDRIEVMPAKQPTVYDLVLQLDKKASNKITVTFNGEKVIMTQPLVKITRKEGSLRFEDPIQHQDVLKMEERKLEPFIFQDVFRYVHVDLSQANGKFKLLKNNKPSSFDDKIISGDRLEISWGD, from the coding sequence ATGGGAGAAACTATTTTTGCCCTCGATATTGGCACTCGTTCCGTTACCGGCATTATTTTGGAGAGTCTTGATAATTCATTCACTGTTATTGATTATTATACAAAAGAACATACAGAACGTTCGATGCGTGATGGGCAAATACATAATGTAGTAGCGGTTGCTCAAGTAATTCAGGAGGTAAAAGAAAAGCTTGAAGAAAAAGCTGATACCATATTTACGAAAACATGTGTTGCAGCTGCAGGAAGATCATTAAAAACAGTGGTAGCAAGTGCTTCTATTACATTGCACCACCAACCAATTACAGATACTGAAGTGATTAAGCACATAGAGCTTACCGCTGTACAGAATGCACAGCAAACACTTGCCAAGCAAGAGAAAAATAATGATTATAGCAACTATTACTGTGTTGGGTATTCTGTTTTAAATTATAAGCTGGATCAAACACAAATCGGCTCATTAATTGACCAAAGCGGAAAAGAAGCTGCAGTTGAGATAATTGCTACGTTTCTTCCCAAAGTGGTCGTTGAATCTTTGCTAGCGGCTCTCAAGCGTGCAGATTTGGATATGGAGGCACTAACACTTGAGCCAATAGCAGCCATCCACGTATTAATACCAGAGTCAATGCGCAGATTAAATGTTGCGCTTGTCGATATTGGTGCCGGTACAAGCGATATTGCAATCACAGATAGAGGAACTGTCGTAGCGTACGGAATGGTTCCGGTGGCTGGGGATGAAATAACTGAAGCAATAAGTGATCATTATTTGCTTGATTTTCCGGAAGCCGAGAAAACCAAACGTGCAATCGTAAATGATGGGGGATTTACAGTTGAAGATATATTAGGTTTTGAATCTGTCATCACTGAGGAAGCACTTGCTCAAGACATTGCAAAGACTGTCGATAGTCTTGCAGAGTCAATAGCCGCTGAGATTGTTCAGTTAAATGCAAAGGTTCCACGCGCTGTTATGCTAGTTGGTGGTGGAAGCTTAACACCAAACTTAACAACTGTGCTCGCAGATAAACTGGATCTCCCCCATAACCGCGTTGCAATTCGTGGAATCAATGCAATCCCACATTTACATCATGATAATATTCCAACAGGTCCTGATTTTGTTACACCAATTGGAATTGCAATAGCTGCGAAAGAAAACCCTGTCCATTATGTTAGTGTAACGGTCAATAAGCAGGTCATTCGTCTATTTGAAATGAAGCAGCTTACTATTGGAGATTGTCTGGTACAAGCCGGAATTAAATTAAATAAGCTTTATGGAAAACCAGGATTAGCCACAATTGTCACGGTAAATGGAAAATTTGTCACACTGCCAGGCAGCTTTGGGGAAGCACCGCAAATTTTTTTAAATGATAATCCTGCAAATGTTGATGACTTTATCCAGGATAGTGATGAAATTAAATTTGTTGCTGGTGCTGATGGGTTGCCTATACAGACAACATTAATGGAGCTTGTTGGTGAAGCACCGTCAATGACTGTTTTCTATAATAAGCAGCCATATAAGCTCGAAACAGATATTTATGTAAATGGCATTGTCAGAAATTCAAATTATGTCATTAGGGATGGTGACATAATCACTTGGAAGCAGACTAAAACAATTCGCACATTTTTACATGAGCGAAATTTGAAAACGAATCTTATTGCAAAACCATTCACGATACTAATGAACAATCAGCCCATCACGGTATCAGCTGGAACAACCAAAATCTTAGTTAACAATGAAGAAGCAGCCTTAGATAATATTTTAAAAAAGAGCGACAGAATAGAGGTAATGCCCGCAAAGCAACCAACTGTATATGATCTGGTTCTGCAGCTTGATAAAAAAGCCTCTAATAAGATTACTGTTACGTTTAATGGAGAAAAGGTTATAATGACACAGCCACTTGTTAAAATCACGCGTAAAGAGGGTTCATTACGTTTTGAGGACCCAATTCAGCACCAGGATGTGTTGAAGATGGAAGAAAGGAAACTGGAGCCTTTTATTTTTCAGGATGTTTTTCGTTATGTACATGTCGATTTGTCACAAGCAAATGGAAAGTTTAAATTGTTGAAGAATAATAAGCCCTCCTCCTTTGATGATAAGATTATCTCTGGAGATAGACTCGAAATTAGTTGGGGAGACTAA
- a CDS encoding IS3 family transposase codes for MKEAKINQVRFEDKYIAIKEIHMEENLSIFLLCEITEIARTAYYKWLNRKPSKREIQNKEIIKEKVTLHEKVEGIYGYRRMKLNLDKKFENKYGHKINHKRIYSLMKIAKLQCVIRRKKKPYRRSVPQQQKN; via the coding sequence TTGAAGGAGGCAAAAATAAATCAAGTAAGATTTGAAGATAAATATATCGCAATAAAAGAAATTCATATGGAGGAAAATCTATCTATCTTCCTTCTTTGTGAAATCACAGAAATTGCACGCACTGCTTATTATAAATGGTTGAATCGCAAACCATCTAAACGGGAAATTCAAAATAAAGAAATTATAAAAGAAAAGGTCACCTTACATGAAAAAGTGGAAGGTATTTATGGATACCGTCGAATGAAGCTAAACTTGGACAAGAAATTTGAAAATAAATATGGGCATAAAATCAATCACAAACGAATTTATAGTTTAATGAAAATCGCTAAATTACAATGTGTCATACGTAGAAAGAAGAAACCTTATAGACGATCTGTCCCTCAACAGCAGAAGAACTAA
- a CDS encoding bifunctional 3-deoxy-7-phosphoheptulonate synthase/chorismate mutase — translation MSNEMEQLRVQMDEVNLEILELINRRAEIVQQIGQLKTKQSIKRFDPVREREMLDKIKDNNNGPFQNSTLEHIFKEIFKASLELQEDDHSKALLVSRKKKPENTVIEIKGAKIGNGNTSYVFGPCAVESYEQVAAVAESVKSKGLKLLRGGAFKPRTSPYDFQGLGVEGLQILKRVADEYDLAVISEIVNPAHIEEAVDYIDVIQIGARNMQNFELLKAAGDANKPVLLKRGLSATISEFINAAEYINSRGNGNIILCERGIRTYEKATRNTLDISAVPILKQETHLPVMVDVTHSTGRRDLLLPTAKAALAIGADGVMAEVHPDPAVALSDSAQQMDIPTFDQFFEEIKGIENRLK, via the coding sequence ATGAGTAATGAAATGGAACAGCTTAGAGTTCAGATGGATGAAGTGAATTTAGAAATTTTGGAATTAATAAACCGTCGTGCAGAGATTGTTCAGCAGATTGGTCAGCTGAAAACAAAGCAAAGTATCAAACGATTTGATCCAGTGCGTGAGAGAGAAATGTTGGATAAAATTAAGGATAATAATAATGGTCCATTCCAAAATTCAACACTGGAGCATATTTTTAAAGAAATTTTTAAAGCGAGTTTGGAATTGCAAGAAGATGATCATAGTAAAGCATTACTCGTTTCACGGAAAAAGAAACCTGAAAATACAGTGATTGAAATTAAAGGTGCCAAAATAGGGAATGGAAATACCAGCTATGTATTTGGGCCATGTGCTGTTGAAAGCTATGAACAAGTAGCAGCAGTTGCAGAGTCTGTGAAAAGCAAAGGCTTGAAATTACTGCGTGGTGGAGCGTTTAAACCTAGAACTTCTCCATACGATTTCCAAGGACTCGGTGTAGAAGGGCTGCAGATTTTAAAACGTGTTGCCGACGAATATGATCTGGCAGTGATAAGTGAAATCGTAAATCCTGCACATATTGAAGAAGCTGTTGACTACATTGATGTCATTCAAATTGGGGCAAGAAACATGCAAAACTTTGAATTGCTAAAGGCAGCAGGAGATGCGAATAAACCTGTACTATTAAAGCGTGGCTTATCCGCAACGATTTCTGAATTCATTAATGCAGCAGAATATATTAACTCGCGTGGAAACGGCAATATTATCTTATGTGAACGCGGTATTCGCACATATGAAAAAGCAACACGAAACACACTTGATATTTCAGCAGTTCCAATCTTAAAACAGGAAACGCACCTTCCGGTTATGGTAGATGTTACACATTCTACTGGAAGACGTGATTTACTTCTTCCAACTGCAAAAGCAGCACTTGCTATTGGAGCTGACGGTGTGATGGCTGAAG
- a CDS encoding helix-turn-helix domain-containing protein, translating into MTKGRKTNWKERIKIVQDTLANDKNYQQTAEIRKVSYQQVYQWVRKYEANGWDA; encoded by the coding sequence ATGACTAAAGGGAGAAAAACTAACTGGAAAGAACGGATTAAGATTGTACAAGATACATTGGCGAATGATAAGAATTATCAACAAACTGCGGAGATCCGTAAAGTATCCTATCAACAAGTTTATCAATGGGTGCGTAAATATGAAGCTAATGGATGGGATGCATGA